A genomic stretch from Haemophilus parainfluenzae ATCC 33392 includes:
- the surE gene encoding 5'/3'-nucleotidase SurE, with protein sequence MRILVSNDDGFHAEGIQVLAKELRKIADVVIVAPDRNRSAASSSLTLVEPLRPRHLDSGDYCVNGTPADCVHLALNGFLSGQVDLVVSGINAGCNMGDDTLYSGTLAAALEGRHLGLPAIAVSLDGRLHYETAARVVCDLIPKLHPQLLNKREVININVPDLPYEELKGIKVCHLGYRTSAAEVIKQKDPRGEHIYWIGPSGLPEYDGEGTDFHAVKNGYVSITPIQADLTAHQSIAALQDWLESE encoded by the coding sequence ATGCGAATTTTAGTCAGCAATGATGACGGTTTTCACGCCGAAGGGATTCAAGTTTTAGCAAAAGAATTACGAAAAATTGCCGATGTGGTGATTGTTGCGCCCGATCGTAATCGTAGCGCGGCATCAAGCTCATTAACGCTTGTTGAGCCGCTTCGTCCGCGTCATTTAGACAGTGGTGATTATTGCGTAAATGGCACACCGGCTGATTGTGTGCATTTGGCATTGAACGGTTTTTTATCTGGACAAGTGGATCTTGTGGTATCAGGTATTAATGCAGGTTGTAACATGGGTGATGATACCTTGTATTCAGGTACCTTAGCTGCCGCATTGGAAGGTCGACATTTGGGATTGCCAGCCATTGCTGTCTCTTTAGATGGTCGTTTGCATTATGAAACAGCGGCTCGCGTGGTGTGTGATTTGATTCCCAAATTACATCCTCAATTATTGAATAAACGCGAAGTGATTAACATTAATGTACCAGATTTGCCTTACGAAGAACTCAAAGGCATTAAAGTCTGCCATTTAGGCTATCGCACCTCTGCAGCGGAAGTGATTAAACAAAAGGATCCTCGAGGTGAACATATCTATTGGATTGGCCCGTCAGGCTTGCCAGAATATGATGGTGAAGGCACGGATTTCCATGCGGTAAAAAATGGTTATGTTTCAATTACGCCAATTCAAGCGGATCTTACGGCTCATCAGTCAATTGCTGCTTTACAAGATTGGCTGGAAAGTGAATAA
- a CDS encoding YqaA family protein, with the protein MNIFGAMYDKTMQWSKHRFAVFWLSFVSFIEAIFFPVPPDVMLIPMSMSKPKSAFRFALYTAVASVVGGMIGYAIGYYAFDWVQGYIQQWGYQAAWEQAMAWFKEWGVLVVFVAGFSPIPYKVFTICAGVMQMAFIPFVITAFVSRFARFILVAKLAAWGGEKFAAKLRKSIEIIGWSVVALAVIAYLILK; encoded by the coding sequence ATGAATATTTTTGGTGCGATGTATGATAAAACAATGCAATGGTCAAAACATCGCTTTGCCGTGTTTTGGTTATCCTTTGTGAGTTTTATTGAGGCCATTTTCTTCCCCGTTCCACCAGATGTCATGTTGATTCCGATGTCAATGTCAAAACCGAAAAGTGCGTTTCGTTTTGCGCTTTATACAGCTGTCGCTTCGGTTGTCGGTGGAATGATTGGTTATGCTATTGGTTACTACGCCTTTGATTGGGTACAAGGCTATATTCAACAATGGGGTTACCAAGCCGCTTGGGAACAGGCCATGGCGTGGTTTAAAGAATGGGGCGTGTTAGTGGTCTTTGTTGCCGGTTTTAGCCCAATTCCTTACAAAGTTTTCACCATTTGCGCCGGTGTGATGCAAATGGCATTTATACCCTTTGTGATAACCGCATTTGTATCGCGTTTTGCTCGTTTTATTTTAGTCGCAAAACTGGCCGCATGGGGCGGGGAGAAATTCGCCGCGAAATTACGTAAATCTATTGAAATCATTGGTTGGAGTGTGGTTGCTCTGGCTGTGATTGCTTATCTTATTTTAAAATAA
- the nlpD gene encoding murein hydrolase activator NlpD produces the protein MKKSFLLLPVSIAILTACSSNSPAPIENVDGTLSPGVMQPVDNNSSGTWQPEIQQNTMPSTMGSSVPTGTQTPQPSFQPTYQPVQQPAATQPQPAPAPVQPQTKTVTKTVSDCTSSGAINVPRNPNTNAPDYSQIQKGSYKGNTYKVNKGDTMFLIAYLTGMDVKDLASMNNMKEPYSLSVGQTLKISNCSTKTITTTVPVKTTAPAAPAEPEVTYTPGANGTQIGSDGTVIGPIKSGVGNGEPSKPVFTNNTPSTPATTTTQVETTNNTPVNANVVAPVASNVAWQWPTQGNVIQGFSNTDGGNKGVDISGSRGQAVKAAANGRVVYAGNALRGYGNLIIIKHNDDFLSAYAHNDKILVSDQQEVKAGQEIAKMGSTGTNAVKLHFEIRYKGKSVDPVRYLPRR, from the coding sequence ATGAAAAAATCGTTTTTATTGCTCCCTGTGAGTATCGCTATTTTAACGGCTTGTAGTTCAAATAGCCCGGCACCAATCGAAAATGTGGATGGCACACTTTCTCCAGGTGTAATGCAACCTGTTGATAATAACTCTAGCGGTACATGGCAGCCAGAAATCCAACAAAATACCATGCCAAGTACAATGGGCAGCAGCGTGCCAACGGGAACTCAAACACCACAGCCAAGTTTCCAACCAACTTACCAACCGGTACAACAGCCAGCAGCAACTCAACCACAGCCTGCTCCAGCACCGGTTCAACCGCAAACTAAAACGGTAACTAAAACAGTTTCTGATTGTACCAGCTCAGGTGCAATCAACGTGCCACGTAATCCAAATACCAATGCACCAGATTACAGCCAAATTCAAAAAGGTTCATACAAAGGAAACACCTATAAAGTAAACAAAGGCGATACCATGTTCTTAATCGCTTACTTAACAGGTATGGACGTAAAAGATTTGGCAAGCATGAACAATATGAAAGAGCCTTACAGCTTAAGCGTGGGTCAAACATTAAAAATTTCAAATTGTTCAACAAAAACAATCACTACAACGGTTCCAGTGAAAACTACCGCACCAGCGGCACCTGCTGAGCCAGAAGTGACTTATACACCAGGTGCAAATGGCACACAAATTGGTTCTGATGGTACGGTAATTGGTCCGATTAAATCAGGTGTGGGTAACGGTGAACCTTCAAAACCAGTTTTCACAAACAATACACCTAGCACACCAGCAACGACGACAACACAAGTGGAAACCACAAACAATACACCAGTTAATGCGAACGTTGTGGCACCAGTGGCATCGAATGTGGCATGGCAATGGCCAACCCAAGGCAATGTGATCCAAGGCTTCTCTAATACCGATGGAGGTAACAAAGGGGTTGATATCAGTGGTTCACGTGGCCAAGCAGTTAAAGCTGCTGCAAATGGTCGTGTTGTGTATGCGGGTAACGCATTACGTGGCTACGGTAACTTAATCATCATCAAACATAACGATGATTTCTTAAGTGCTTATGCGCACAACGACAAGATCCTTGTGAGCGATCAACAAGAAGTGAAAGCAGGCCAAGAGATTGCGAAAATGGGTAGCACAGGAACCAATGCTGTGAAACTTCACTTCGAGATCCGTTATAAAGGTAAATCTGTGGATCCAGTTAGATACTTACCGAGAAGATAA